The Budorcas taxicolor isolate Tak-1 chromosome 2, Takin1.1, whole genome shotgun sequence genome window below encodes:
- the TRNP1 gene encoding TMF-regulated nuclear protein 1 — MPGCRISACGPGAQEGSAEPGSPPPPLPREPLSCPQPPSPSPTLAPTRAQASSQPEAAQESGGSAEGLELQRWRQGASGGAGGPGPAGGAGGGPGAAGAAAAAGVRALELAEARRRLLEVEGRRRLVSELESRVLQLHRVFLAAELRLAHRAESLGRLGGGVAQAELYLAAHGPRLKKGSRRGRRGRPPALLASALGLGGCVPWGAGRLRRGHGPEPESPFRRSPPRGPASPQR, encoded by the coding sequence atgCCGGGCTGCCGCATCAGCGCCTGCGGCCCGGGGGCCCAGGAAGGGTCGGCGGAACCGGggtccccgccgccgccgctgccccgGGAGCCCCTGTCGTGCCCTCAGCCCCCATCCCCAAGTCCGACCTTGGCCCCGACCCGGGCTCAAGCCTCATCGCAGCCCGAAGCGGCCCAGGAGTCGGGGGGCTCCGCTGAGGGGCTGGAGCTGCAGCGCTGGCGCCAGGGCGCTAGCGGGGGCGCGGGGGGCCCCGGGCCGGCagggggcgcgggcggcggccCGGGTGCCgcaggggcggcggcggcggcgggcgtcCGCGCGCTGGAGCTGGCCGAAGCGCGGCGGCGACTGCTGGAGGTGGAGGGCCGCCGGCGCCTGGTGTCGGAGCTGGAGAGCCGCGTGCTGCAATTGCACCGCGTCTTTCTGGCGGCCGAGCTGCGCCTGGCGCACCGCGCCGAGAGCCTGGGCCGCCTGGGTGGCGGCGTGGCGCAGGCCGAGCTCTACCTGGCGGCGCACGGGCCGCGCCTCAAGAAGGGCTCGCGCCGCGGCCGCCGCGGCCGCCCGCCCGCGCTGCTCGCCTCGGCGCTGGGTCTGGGCGGCTGCGTGCCCTGGGGCGCCGGGCGCCTGCGGCGGGGCCACGGCCCCGAGCCGGAGTCGCCCTTCCGCCGGAGcccgccccgcggccccgccTCACCCCAGCGCTGA